From a single Daphnia pulex isolate KAP4 chromosome 2, ASM2113471v1 genomic region:
- the LOC124188715 gene encoding lamin Dm0-like encodes MSTRSERTPESSSQASSSASQSRSSPLSPTRLTRLQEKVELQNLNDRLANYIDRVRQLESENNRLTLQITTTQDSREVTSVRGLYEKELSDTRRLIDKTANEKARFQLEARRATAELGELTPKFNKAINERDKLAKQVSELHLALESELLARADLENRNMTLKEELSFKQQMYEREMTEVRSNKQVEISEIDGRLQEQNQARLQSTLQELRDQYESQIQQSRDEVEVLYQNKVEDLEDQVKKQRGAAGAHYEELIQARNRLKDANLKLSDMELANSHMKDRIAEMERNMETERQTHATAMQDASANSSMCQGEITRLREQMAIQLQEYQDLMDIRTALDMEISAYRKLLEGEETRLKLTPTAGASTSQSTRSGTPSCRTPTSKRTMLEESSTFTLADFIISSSAKGEVQIEEVDSEGKFIRLVNKSEKEVSLGGWQLVHKAQDLETIYKFHRLLEVAPGGTVSVWSADSGTAHKPPSTLVMMGLQWFVAREMVTQLLDNSGKEMAQWESKPAHTQGDPPGEALCVVL; translated from the exons atgtctACAAGAAGTGAAAGAACACCGGAATCTAGCTCGCAAGCATCCAGCTCGGCTTCCCAATCACGAAGCTCACCTCTCAGCCCAACACGTTTAACGCGCCTTCAAGAGAAAGTCGAACTGCAAAACTTGAACGATCGTCTTGCCAACTACATCGACCGAGTTCGCCAATTAGAGTCTGAAAACAACCGATTGACTCTTCAGATCACCACCACACAAGACTCTAGGGAGGTGACTTCTGTGAGAGGTTTATACGAAAAAGAACTTTCAGACACACGTCGACTTATTGATAAAACAGCGAACGAAAAGGCAAGATTTCAGCTTGAAGCACGACGGGCAACAGCTGAGCTGGGAGAATTGACTCCAAA aTTCAATAAAGCAATAAATGAGAGGGACAAGTTGGCAAAGCAAGTGTCGGAATTACATCTGGCACTTGAGTCAGAATTGCTGGCCCGCGCCGATTTGGAAAATCGGAACATGACTCTCAAAGAAGAGCTGTCGTTTAAACAACAG ATGTACGAGCGAGAAATGACCGAAGTAAGATCCAACAAGCAAGTTGAAATCAGCGAGATTGACGGACGCCTTCAAGAACAAAACCAGGCCCGTCTGCAGTCCACATTGCAAGAACTGCGTGATCAATACGAATCCCAGATTCAACAAAGCCGAGATGAAGTCGAAGTCCTATATCAGAATAAG GTTGAAGATTTGGAAGACCAGGTCAAAAAGCAACGAGGTGCAGCTGGCGCTCATTACGAAGAACTCATTCAAGCTCGTAATCGTCTGAAGGACGCCAACCTTAAACTGTCTGACATGGAGTTGGCTAATTCTCACATGAAG GACCGCATTGCTGAGATGGAACGAAACATGGAAACCGAACGCCAAACGCACGCAACAGCTATGCAGGATGCTTCAGCTAACTCTTCCATGTGTCAGGGAGAAATCACCCGCCTTCGCGAACAAATGGCCATTCAGTTGCAAGAATACCAGGATTTGATGGATATTCGTACGGCACTCGACATGGAGATTTCCGCTTACCGTAAGCTCCTTGAAGGCGAAGAAACCCG ATTGAAATTGACGCCAACGGCGGGTGCCTCCACCTCACAGAGCACTCGCTCTGGAACTCCGTCCTGCCGCACGCCGACAAGCAAGCGGACCATGCTCGAAGAATCCTCCACTTTCACTTTGGCCGATTTTATCATCTCTTCAAGCGCAAAGGGAGAAGTGCAAATCGAGGAAGTCGATTCTGAGGGCAAATTCATCCGCCTGGTCAATAAAAGCGAAAAG GAGGTATCGTTGGGTGGATGGCAGTTAGTGCACAAGGCCCAGGATCTCGAGACCATTTACAAATTTCATCGTTTATTGGAAGTGGCTCCCGGAGGCACAGTGTCCGTTTGGTCGGCAG acAGCGGAACAGCTCACAAGCCGCCTTCCACACTGGTGATGATGGGGCTGCAATGGTTTGTGGCCAGAGAAATGGTGACGCAATTGCTCGACAACAGCGGAAAG GAAATGGCTCAGTGGGAGAGCAAACCAGCGCATACgcag GGGGACCCTCCTGGAGAAGCTCTCTGTGTTGTACTGTAA
- the LOC124188719 gene encoding apoptosis-inducing factor 1, mitochondrial-like, giving the protein MVKSKTDHIVAAVGLNTNTELAVASDLEIDSNFGGYRVNAELEARPHVRLAGDAAFFCDSKLGRHRMKHHHHAVVSGQLAGEKNIGNETWMNNCSALSPSAFFVVLLVRNQCRAVAVCRIV; this is encoded by the exons ATGGTCAAAAG TAAAACAGACCATATTGTCGCTGCTGTCGGTTTGAACACAAACACGGAATTGGCTGTCGCTTCTGATTTGGAAATAGAttccaattttggtggttatcgAGTCAATGCTGAGCTTGAAGCACGACCACACGTCCGGTtg gctGGAGATGCTGCCTTCTTTTGTGATAGCAAATTGGGTCGTCATCGTATGAAACATCACCACCATGCTGTTGTATCGGGGCAATTGGCTGGAGAGAAGAATATTGGCAACGAAACATGGAtgaacaactgcagtgcactgtcaccaagtgcattcttcgtcgtattattAGTACGCAATcag TGTCGTGCTGTTGCCGTTTGTCGTATCGTTTAA